A DNA window from Moorella thermoacetica contains the following coding sequences:
- a CDS encoding ROK family protein, producing MCLLGIDLGGTSIKAGLVDINGKILKKGQVPTGAGEGTTAVLKRIKNLARDLAGEQGLALGELEGIGIGIPGSVDVARGLVHLAPNLFWRDFSLRDELAALLDLPVAIENDAHVAALGEMWQGAGRGYTSLLMVTIGTGIGSGLIIDGRVHHGLFGYGAEMGHIKMVCDGRQCHCGGHGCLETLASATAMVKSFREYLAAGYPSMLSDRPELGAKEILAAAAGGDELAGRVIDEAACYLGTALANAVLLVGPEAIIIGGGPAQAGEVILDPIRKHLAAAMGTWQLKQVPVLQAALGNDAGIIGAAYLAMKTSSQY from the coding sequence TTGTGCCTTTTGGGTATCGATCTCGGCGGTACATCAATTAAGGCCGGGCTGGTGGATATAAACGGAAAGATTCTGAAAAAAGGACAGGTGCCTACGGGGGCCGGTGAAGGTACAACCGCAGTTTTAAAGCGCATCAAGAACCTGGCCCGGGACCTGGCCGGTGAACAGGGTCTGGCTCTGGGTGAACTCGAAGGGATCGGTATCGGTATTCCCGGATCGGTTGATGTGGCCAGGGGGTTGGTCCACCTGGCTCCCAATCTCTTCTGGCGCGATTTCTCCCTCCGGGATGAACTGGCAGCCTTACTGGATCTACCTGTGGCTATTGAAAATGACGCCCACGTTGCCGCCCTGGGGGAGATGTGGCAGGGAGCCGGCCGGGGATATACCTCCCTCCTCATGGTAACCATTGGCACGGGTATCGGCTCAGGACTGATTATTGACGGTCGCGTCCATCACGGCCTTTTCGGTTATGGAGCGGAGATGGGGCATATAAAAATGGTCTGTGACGGCCGGCAGTGTCACTGTGGCGGCCATGGCTGCCTGGAGACCCTGGCTTCGGCCACAGCTATGGTAAAGTCTTTCCGGGAGTACCTGGCAGCGGGTTACCCATCCATGTTATCGGATAGGCCCGAACTTGGGGCGAAGGAGATCCTGGCAGCCGCCGCCGGGGGCGACGAACTGGCTGGCCGCGTCATCGACGAGGCCGCCTGCTATTTGGGAACAGCCCTGGCCAATGCCGTCCTCCTGGTGGGGCCGGAAGCAATAATTATCGGGGGGGGACCGGCCCAGGCCGGGGAGGTAATCTTAGATCCTATCCGCAAACACCTGGCTGCAGCCATGGGAACCTGGCAGCTTAAGCAAGTACCGGTCCTACAGGCTGCCCTGGGTAATGATGCAGGTATTATCGGCGCCGCTTATCTGGCTATGAAGACGAGCTCACAATATTGA
- a CDS encoding sensor histidine kinase: protein MISRSITAKLWLLLVSLVVVSLLVIGISLHGLLGNYYYRQQAQTMLDKGELLARSLATGSGGDLAGQADLLGRMAGTGVMIIDRQGLVLSCSSEAGPGDGSGMGMMGRGRGYGRMMHGNFPVTGMHLEGAEVQQVLAGNTVVKRGYQQAFNTSMLTVAVPIKTGNEVNGAVILFAPEASLSAAMGAMSRLILYAGLVAVLLATILALFAARRVTRPLKSLSLAARQMARGDFSVRVPVASADELGQLAGSFNFLAGELSRTVAALSREKEKLNRVVRDMTDRVLAFTASGRVLFANPRAEKLLGLPLSPGAELPVELLDPLRAAVAGEGTTGEINWQERVLAVRAAPLQEEDPCGEAAVAILQDITTQKKMEQMRREFLASVSHELRTPLSFIQGYGEALADGLATGEKERQEYTGIILAEANRLRRLVDDLFDLNKMAAGHLPLELAEVDPGELVTGVARKYQPLLAEHGLVLEVELEPYLPPVWADAGRLEQVLVNLLDNARRHTSPGGRITISAGLAGRELKISVADTGKGIPAGELPYIWERFYKVDKSRSRGDSGSGLGLAIVKGLVEAHGGRVEVVSEPGRGSIFSFYLPLHIDSENG, encoded by the coding sequence ATGATCAGCAGGAGTATTACCGCCAAGCTCTGGTTGCTCCTGGTTTCCCTGGTTGTCGTCAGCCTCCTGGTCATTGGCATATCCCTGCACGGCCTTCTGGGGAATTACTACTACCGGCAGCAAGCCCAGACCATGCTGGATAAAGGGGAACTGCTGGCCCGGAGCCTGGCGACCGGTAGCGGCGGTGACCTGGCCGGCCAGGCCGACCTCCTGGGCCGGATGGCCGGTACCGGAGTGATGATCATCGACCGCCAGGGCCTGGTCCTTTCCTGCAGCAGCGAAGCCGGGCCGGGTGACGGGTCCGGTATGGGGATGATGGGCCGGGGCCGCGGTTACGGCCGCATGATGCACGGTAACTTTCCAGTAACCGGTATGCACCTGGAGGGTGCCGAGGTCCAGCAGGTCCTGGCCGGGAATACCGTCGTGAAACGGGGTTACCAGCAGGCCTTTAATACCAGTATGCTGACGGTGGCGGTCCCTATCAAGACCGGCAATGAAGTTAACGGGGCAGTTATCCTTTTTGCCCCGGAGGCTTCGTTAAGCGCCGCCATGGGCGCCATGAGTCGACTGATCCTTTATGCCGGCCTTGTGGCCGTACTCCTGGCGACCATCCTGGCCCTCTTTGCCGCCCGCAGGGTGACCAGGCCTCTGAAAAGCTTAAGCCTGGCGGCCCGGCAAATGGCCAGGGGTGATTTCAGCGTCCGGGTGCCGGTAGCTTCAGCGGACGAACTGGGCCAGCTGGCCGGGAGCTTTAATTTTCTGGCCGGGGAATTGTCCCGGACGGTGGCCGCCCTCTCCCGGGAGAAGGAAAAGCTGAATAGGGTGGTCCGGGATATGACTGACAGGGTTCTCGCCTTTACAGCCAGTGGCCGGGTCCTCTTTGCCAACCCTCGGGCGGAAAAGCTCCTGGGTTTACCCTTGTCACCGGGGGCGGAACTGCCGGTCGAACTCCTGGACCCCTTACGGGCGGCAGTGGCCGGGGAGGGAACTACCGGCGAAATAAACTGGCAGGAGCGGGTGCTGGCAGTCCGGGCCGCTCCCCTGCAGGAAGAGGACCCCTGCGGGGAGGCAGCGGTGGCCATACTCCAGGATATAACCACCCAGAAAAAGATGGAGCAGATGCGCCGGGAGTTCCTGGCCAGCGTCTCCCATGAATTGCGCACGCCCCTGAGTTTTATCCAGGGTTACGGCGAAGCCCTGGCCGACGGCCTGGCGACGGGTGAGAAGGAACGCCAGGAGTATACCGGCATTATCCTGGCCGAGGCCAACCGCCTGCGCCGCCTGGTAGATGACCTTTTTGACCTCAACAAGATGGCTGCCGGGCACCTGCCCCTGGAACTGGCCGAGGTAGACCCCGGGGAACTGGTAACTGGAGTGGCCAGGAAGTACCAGCCCTTGCTGGCGGAACACGGTTTAGTCCTGGAGGTGGAGCTCGAGCCCTACCTGCCGCCGGTATGGGCTGACGCCGGGCGTCTGGAGCAGGTCCTGGTCAACCTCCTGGATAACGCCCGGCGACATACGTCTCCCGGGGGTCGGATTACCATCAGCGCCGGCCTGGCCGGTAGGGAGTTAAAGATAAGCGTAGCCGACACCGGCAAGGGCATCCCGGCAGGGGAACTGCCCTATATCTGGGAGCGATTTTACAAGGTGGACAAATCCCGATCCCGGGGCGATAGTGGCAGCGGCCTGGGCCTGGCCATCGTTAAGGGCCTGGTAGAAGCCCATGGCGGCCGGGTCGAAGTAGTAAGTGAACCGGGTCGGGGCAGCATCTTTAGCTTTTATCTGCCGTTGCATATTGACAGCGAAAATGGATAA
- a CDS encoding stage V sporulation protein D: MVLTSCLAIILLRLAWLQFVRGGELQQKALNNRLNEMPVAAQRGVIYDRNRHELAVSIESDYIGAFPPEIKDSGKAQEIANTLGSILGLPAQKILEKITSNTGFEFVERQVDYTKAQQIKNLVKEKKLPGIEVVPESRRYYPNGPLAAQVLGFSGIDNQGLEGIEAMYDKELAGEPGKIVMEFDALGHEIPRATHRYIPPQNGHSLVLTIDQTIQYIAERELDKLMASPTNPKKANIIVMDPKTGEILAMASRPAFDPNNFNKYPNSVWGNPLVRDAYEPGSAFKIITAAAALEEGVVKPGDRFYDPGYIKVGPDTINCWLPGGHGSETFVDGVKNSCNPVFVQTALRLEEKKAGLFYNYIRAFGFGQPTGIDLTGEGTGLLIPEQELKPINIATIGIGQGIAVTPLQLVTAVSAVANGGKLIRPHLVKEILDDKGNVLKKIEPEVERQVISPETAKQLREMLETVVSEGTGRNAYIPGYRVGGKTGTAQKAGPGGYMEGKYVASFIGMAPVNDPRLVALVTIDEPKGYPYYGGTLAAPIFQRVVADALHYLKVPPQYDSKQGSEEKPAAPVTVPNVTGKDLAAARAELEKAGLAARVEGDSGKVIAQVPKAGAVVPAGTKVILYLQGDPNRPRVPDVNSLRVTEAAEVLAAYGLQLVPEGTGQAGEQNPIPGTIVTPGSSVRVKFHEPAQEVLGP; the protein is encoded by the coding sequence TTGGTTTTGACATCATGCCTGGCGATAATCTTGTTGAGGCTGGCCTGGTTACAATTCGTGCGGGGCGGCGAATTACAACAAAAAGCCCTCAATAACCGGCTTAATGAAATGCCGGTGGCAGCCCAGCGCGGGGTTATCTATGACCGCAACCGGCACGAACTGGCCGTTAGCATCGAGAGTGACTATATCGGCGCCTTTCCGCCGGAGATCAAAGATTCCGGTAAAGCCCAGGAAATAGCCAACACCCTGGGTTCCATCCTTGGCCTTCCCGCGCAAAAGATCCTGGAGAAAATAACTAGCAACACCGGCTTTGAGTTTGTCGAACGCCAGGTTGACTATACAAAAGCCCAGCAAATCAAGAATCTGGTTAAGGAAAAGAAATTACCGGGGATCGAAGTGGTACCGGAGAGTCGGCGGTATTACCCCAATGGCCCCCTGGCTGCTCAGGTCCTGGGTTTTTCCGGTATTGATAACCAGGGCCTGGAAGGCATTGAGGCCATGTATGATAAGGAACTGGCCGGGGAGCCGGGTAAAATCGTCATGGAGTTTGATGCCCTGGGACACGAGATCCCCCGGGCGACCCACCGTTATATACCACCGCAGAACGGCCACAGCCTGGTGCTGACCATTGATCAAACCATCCAGTATATTGCTGAACGTGAACTGGATAAGCTCATGGCCAGCCCTACCAATCCCAAAAAAGCCAATATTATTGTCATGGACCCCAAAACAGGGGAAATTCTGGCTATGGCCAGTCGTCCGGCCTTTGATCCGAATAACTTTAATAAATACCCCAACAGCGTCTGGGGCAACCCCCTGGTGCGGGATGCCTACGAGCCCGGTTCGGCCTTTAAGATCATCACCGCGGCGGCGGCCCTGGAAGAAGGGGTAGTCAAGCCGGGAGACCGTTTTTATGATCCCGGTTACATTAAGGTTGGGCCGGACACCATTAACTGCTGGTTGCCCGGGGGGCACGGCAGCGAGACCTTTGTGGATGGGGTCAAGAATTCTTGTAACCCGGTCTTTGTCCAAACGGCCCTGCGGTTGGAAGAAAAGAAAGCCGGTCTTTTTTATAATTACATCAGGGCCTTTGGTTTCGGGCAGCCTACGGGTATCGATTTAACAGGTGAAGGTACCGGTTTACTGATTCCCGAGCAGGAATTAAAGCCCATCAACATCGCCACCATTGGCATCGGGCAGGGTATCGCGGTTACTCCATTGCAACTGGTAACTGCAGTTTCAGCGGTGGCCAACGGGGGCAAACTCATCCGGCCCCACCTGGTGAAGGAAATCCTGGATGATAAAGGCAATGTCCTGAAAAAGATTGAACCAGAGGTGGAACGGCAGGTCATCTCTCCCGAGACGGCCAAGCAGCTGCGGGAGATGTTAGAAACCGTTGTCAGCGAAGGTACAGGGCGTAACGCCTATATCCCCGGCTACCGGGTAGGCGGGAAAACGGGTACGGCCCAGAAGGCCGGTCCCGGCGGGTACATGGAAGGAAAATATGTTGCTTCATTTATCGGTATGGCCCCGGTCAACGACCCCCGCCTGGTGGCCCTGGTAACAATCGACGAGCCAAAAGGATATCCTTATTATGGTGGTACCCTGGCGGCTCCCATTTTCCAGCGGGTGGTAGCCGATGCCCTCCACTACCTGAAGGTACCGCCCCAGTACGACAGCAAGCAGGGAAGTGAGGAAAAACCAGCGGCCCCGGTCACCGTACCGAATGTTACCGGAAAGGACCTGGCTGCGGCCAGGGCGGAACTGGAAAAAGCCGGCCTGGCAGCGCGGGTCGAGGGTGACAGCGGCAAAGTCATTGCCCAGGTGCCCAAGGCAGGCGCCGTAGTACCTGCGGGTACAAAGGTAATCCTCTACCTCCAGGGCGATCCCAACCGGCCCCGGGTGCCGGACGTCAATAGCCTGAGGGTTACCGAGGCGGCAGAAGTACTGGCAGCCTATGGGCTGCAACTGGTTCCCGAGGGAACGGGTCAGGCCGGGGAACAAAACCCCATTCCCGGGACCATAGTCACGCCGGGAAGCAGCGTGCGCGTCAAATTCCACGAACCGGCCCAGGAGGTTCTGGGGCCTTAG
- a CDS encoding UDP-N-acetylmuramoyl-L-alanyl-D-glutamate--2,6-diaminopimelate ligase produces MTLAELVAPLKIIARGGNQQVPLTGLHYDSRRIQSGFLFVAIKGFKTDGHLYIDAALERGAVAVVLAQERTLPPGVAWVRVDDTRLALGQLAARFYDYPSRKLRLIGVTGTNGKTTTTHLIQAILEAGGRPAGLVGTIGNRLGDRVLPAEHTTPESLDLQHLLYQMVSLQARAVVMEVSSHALALHRVAGTEFDVAVFTNLTQDHLDFHHNMEDYFNCKARLFQGLDQGVKAGPKYAVINGDDPYGSRLAALTPVPVVTYGCTPGCQVRARDIHLETGGSTSLVTWPGGEAAMELRLTGRYNIYNALAALAVALQEGIDPQVAIRALGRFKGVPGRLERVDQGQPFTVVVDYAHTPDGLENVLRAARQVTRGRLLVVFGCGGDRDRGKRPLMGRAAARLSDYSIITSDNPRSEDPEAIIADILPGVREVPGASYQVLVDRRRAIAAALALARPGDMVVIAGKGHETYQIVKDKTLPFDDRQVAREELAALGYTGEGPAC; encoded by the coding sequence GTGACCCTGGCTGAACTGGTAGCGCCGTTAAAGATCATTGCCCGGGGCGGCAACCAGCAGGTTCCCCTGACCGGGCTCCACTATGACTCCCGCCGGATACAATCCGGTTTTCTTTTCGTGGCCATAAAAGGCTTTAAAACCGACGGCCACCTTTACATCGACGCCGCCCTGGAGCGGGGAGCGGTGGCTGTCGTCCTGGCACAGGAGCGAACCCTGCCCCCGGGGGTGGCCTGGGTTCGGGTGGATGATACCCGCCTGGCCCTGGGCCAGCTGGCGGCCCGTTTCTATGATTACCCCAGTCGCAAACTGCGTTTAATCGGGGTAACCGGCACCAACGGCAAGACCACCACTACCCACCTGATCCAGGCTATTTTAGAGGCCGGCGGCCGGCCTGCTGGCCTGGTAGGGACCATCGGCAACCGCCTGGGGGACAGGGTACTGCCGGCCGAACACACGACGCCGGAATCCCTGGACCTGCAGCACCTCCTTTACCAGATGGTGTCTTTGCAGGCCCGGGCCGTAGTCATGGAGGTATCATCCCACGCCCTGGCCCTGCATCGGGTGGCCGGGACCGAGTTTGACGTGGCCGTTTTCACTAACCTGACTCAGGATCACCTGGACTTCCACCACAATATGGAGGATTATTTCAACTGCAAAGCCCGGCTCTTCCAGGGCCTGGACCAGGGGGTGAAAGCTGGGCCGAAATATGCCGTTATTAACGGCGACGACCCCTATGGCAGCCGCCTGGCCGCCCTTACGCCGGTGCCGGTGGTCACCTACGGCTGTACTCCCGGGTGCCAGGTCCGGGCCAGGGATATCCATTTAGAAACCGGGGGCTCCACCAGCCTGGTAACCTGGCCGGGGGGTGAGGCGGCAATGGAACTCAGGCTTACCGGGCGATACAATATCTATAATGCCCTGGCCGCCTTGGCGGTAGCCCTTCAGGAAGGGATAGACCCCCAGGTCGCCATCCGGGCTCTGGGCCGGTTCAAGGGGGTGCCAGGGCGTCTGGAGCGGGTAGACCAGGGCCAGCCCTTCACTGTGGTGGTCGATTACGCCCATACTCCCGATGGCCTGGAGAATGTCCTCCGGGCCGCTCGCCAGGTTACCAGGGGAAGGCTGCTGGTGGTCTTCGGCTGCGGTGGTGACCGGGACCGGGGCAAGCGACCGTTAATGGGCCGGGCCGCCGCTCGGCTGAGCGATTACAGTATTATTACGTCCGATAACCCTCGCAGCGAGGATCCGGAAGCCATTATCGCCGATATCCTTCCCGGCGTCCGGGAGGTCCCCGGCGCCAGCTACCAGGTGCTGGTTGACCGGCGCCGGGCTATAGCTGCCGCCCTGGCCCTGGCCCGGCCTGGGGACATGGTGGTTATCGCCGGTAAAGGCCATGAAACCTACCAGATAGTTAAGGATAAAACCCTGCCCTTTGATGACCGGCAAGTAGCCAGGGAAGAACTGGCGGCCCTGGGCTACACGGGGGAGGGACCGGCATGTTGA
- a CDS encoding FmdB family zinc ribbon protein — MPTYDFRCQECGERFTVKMSWKDKDKATCPACGSKKLQQLFTGITILGGNSGGGGCAAPAGSSFS, encoded by the coding sequence ATGCCGACGTATGATTTCCGTTGCCAGGAGTGTGGCGAACGTTTTACAGTTAAAATGTCCTGGAAGGATAAAGACAAGGCTACCTGCCCTGCCTGTGGCAGCAAGAAACTGCAGCAACTATTTACGGGGATTACCATCCTGGGTGGCAACAGCGGCGGTGGCGGTTGCGCGGCCCCGGCAGGCAGCAGCTTCAGTTGA
- the ftsL gene encoding cell division protein FtsL, with product MLAAPRELSYIPQPVVSSKQSPRSGLSNRRRESRARQKILLLGLVLMGFVIGLSLTFLTMQVLIKGYKIDSLKRELSTLQRENEQLQLEVARLKAPERVARVATTKLGMVEPKTEQIYYVPEQAGNGKQVQVATTEPSRPAVTGAAPGRQAWWVALAEALHQWLEPARQAGAGV from the coding sequence ATGTTAGCAGCGCCAAGGGAATTGTCCTATATCCCGCAACCAGTAGTTAGCAGTAAACAATCCCCGCGATCCGGGCTTTCCAACCGGCGCCGGGAATCCAGGGCCAGGCAAAAGATCCTCCTTTTAGGTCTGGTATTGATGGGCTTTGTAATCGGGTTAAGCCTGACTTTTCTGACAATGCAGGTGCTTATAAAAGGCTACAAGATTGATAGCCTGAAACGAGAGTTAAGTACTTTGCAAAGGGAAAACGAACAGCTACAATTAGAAGTGGCCCGCTTGAAGGCACCGGAACGGGTGGCCCGGGTGGCTACTACCAAGCTGGGAATGGTGGAGCCAAAAACAGAGCAAATCTACTACGTGCCGGAGCAGGCCGGGAACGGCAAGCAGGTCCAGGTGGCGACTACGGAACCCTCCAGGCCGGCGGTAACTGGGGCTGCACCTGGAAGGCAAGCCTGGTGGGTAGCTCTGGCAGAGGCCCTGCACCAGTGGCTGGAGCCGGCGCGCCAGGCCGGGGCCGGGGTTTAA
- a CDS encoding tetratricopeptide repeat protein: MGMMSSLRRLGKRRPVLGILFVVVLSIGLVGSYAIFSTPKAPVAPSESQAQAPDANQQAEAMQKAAQEQISKLETDIANLQKDLQAKPGDIATAVKLGDSQYNLGTLYLFVNGDQEKATQTFKAAVATYQQVLKLNPAEKGINLRLAGAALYAGDSKLAEDNFQAAIKADPNDNNARMTYGMYLASMKGDYQGAIDQWQEILKHNPDKDLATQVQEMIKQAEMAKQDANKSAANQPPANQPQANGGQGSGK, from the coding sequence ATGGGAATGATGTCTTCCCTGCGCCGGCTCGGTAAAAGGCGGCCGGTCCTGGGAATTCTTTTTGTAGTTGTATTGAGTATCGGTTTAGTGGGCAGCTATGCAATATTTTCAACCCCCAAGGCCCCGGTGGCTCCATCGGAGAGCCAGGCCCAAGCTCCGGACGCCAACCAGCAGGCAGAAGCCATGCAGAAGGCGGCCCAGGAACAAATAAGCAAGCTGGAAACTGATATCGCCAACCTGCAAAAGGATTTGCAGGCTAAACCCGGTGATATTGCTACAGCTGTAAAGCTGGGGGATAGCCAGTATAACCTGGGTACCCTTTACCTTTTTGTTAATGGCGACCAGGAAAAAGCTACCCAGACCTTTAAAGCAGCGGTAGCCACCTACCAGCAAGTGTTGAAGCTCAACCCCGCTGAAAAGGGCATCAACCTGCGGCTGGCCGGGGCCGCCCTCTACGCTGGCGATAGCAAACTGGCGGAGGATAACTTCCAGGCGGCCATTAAGGCCGACCCCAACGATAATAACGCTCGTATGACTTATGGCATGTACCTGGCCTCCATGAAGGGCGACTACCAGGGAGCCATTGACCAGTGGCAGGAAATTTTAAAGCATAACCCGGATAAGGACCTGGCTACCCAGGTTCAGGAGATGATCAAGCAGGCCGAGATGGCCAAACAGGATGCCAATAAATCGGCTGCCAACCAGCCGCCCGCTAATCAGCCCCAGGCAAATGGCGGGCAGGGGAGCGGGAAGTAA
- the mraZ gene encoding division/cell wall cluster transcriptional repressor MraZ — translation MFMGEYHHTIDDKGRLIIPARFREELGVKFVITKGLDNCLFVYPMQGWAEMEQKLRSLPFTRADARAFVRFFFSGATECELDRQGRILLPGNLREYARLDKEVVVVGVSTRVEIWSRSRWEEYCRETSDQYEALAEKMVDFDI, via the coding sequence ATGTTCATGGGGGAGTACCACCATACCATTGATGATAAAGGCCGCTTAATCATCCCGGCCCGCTTCCGCGAAGAGCTGGGAGTTAAGTTTGTCATTACCAAGGGCCTGGACAACTGCCTTTTTGTTTATCCCATGCAGGGCTGGGCGGAAATGGAGCAGAAACTGAGGAGCCTGCCCTTTACCCGAGCCGACGCCCGGGCCTTTGTGCGTTTTTTCTTTTCCGGCGCCACCGAATGCGAGCTCGACCGCCAGGGGAGAATACTGCTGCCAGGAAATTTACGGGAATACGCCCGCCTGGATAAGGAAGTTGTAGTCGTGGGCGTATCTACCCGGGTGGAGATCTGGAGCCGTTCCCGGTGGGAGGAATACTGCCGGGAGACGTCCGACCAGTACGAGGCCCTGGCGGAGAAGATGGTTGATTTTGATATTTAG
- the rsmH gene encoding 16S rRNA (cytosine(1402)-N(4))-methyltransferase RsmH has translation MPFTHQPVLLTEVLHLLDPQPGEFFVDATVGGGGHSRAILPRLLPGGHLLGLDRDAEAVAAARERLAAFGANVEIVQANFRDLAAILEARGIPGVDGLLFDLGVSSYQLDNPERGFSYQVDAPLDMRMGQDQELTAAEVVNNWPEEKLTRVIWQYGEERWAPRIAAFIVASRRQRPITTTGQLVAIIKEAIPAGARRSGHHPAKRTFQALRIAINGELDALRAALEQLDSILKPGGRVGVISFHSLEDRIVKEAFRSLSGRCTCPPGLPVCTCGRREVLVPVTRKPVIPTAAEIVANPRARSAKLRVARRVLKDKDGE, from the coding sequence TTGCCCTTTACCCACCAGCCGGTGCTGCTGACCGAAGTTCTACATCTCCTGGATCCCCAACCGGGGGAGTTTTTTGTCGATGCCACGGTAGGCGGTGGCGGTCACAGCAGGGCCATTTTACCGCGGTTGCTGCCGGGTGGGCACCTTCTCGGCCTGGATCGTGACGCCGAGGCCGTTGCCGCCGCCAGGGAGCGCCTGGCCGCCTTTGGGGCAAACGTAGAAATCGTCCAGGCCAATTTTCGCGACCTGGCGGCGATTTTAGAGGCCCGGGGCATCCCCGGAGTCGACGGCCTGCTTTTTGACCTGGGGGTATCCTCTTACCAGCTGGATAACCCGGAGCGGGGTTTCAGCTATCAGGTAGATGCGCCCCTGGATATGCGGATGGGACAGGACCAGGAACTGACGGCGGCGGAAGTAGTAAATAACTGGCCGGAAGAAAAATTGACCAGGGTTATCTGGCAATACGGTGAAGAACGCTGGGCGCCGCGGATAGCCGCCTTTATCGTAGCCTCCAGGCGACAGAGGCCTATAACTACTACCGGGCAGCTGGTGGCGATCATTAAAGAAGCAATTCCGGCCGGGGCCAGGAGGTCCGGACATCATCCCGCCAAGCGGACCTTCCAGGCCCTCCGGATTGCCATAAATGGTGAACTAGATGCCCTGCGGGCGGCTTTGGAGCAGTTGGACTCAATTTTAAAACCGGGCGGTCGCGTGGGGGTCATCTCCTTTCACTCCCTGGAAGACAGGATCGTCAAAGAGGCCTTCCGGAGCTTGAGTGGCCGTTGTACTTGTCCGCCGGGCCTGCCGGTATGTACCTGCGGCAGGCGGGAGGTCCTTGTGCCGGTTACCCGCAAACCCGTTATCCCTACGGCGGCAGAAATCGTCGCTAATCCCAGGGCCCGCAGCGCCAAATTGCGGGTGGCCAGGCGAGTTCTAAAGGACAAGGATGGTGAATAA
- a CDS encoding B12-binding domain-containing radical SAM protein has translation MKIALIAPAWHDPLWESEKEKSIFPPLNLITLAAMTPPQHEVTILDESLTDLDFNEKYDLVGISAMTALAPRAYEIADAFRERGTMVVLGGMHPSALPEEAIAHADAVVVGEAEGSWQRLLTDLENGQLQAFYRQEKRPSLEHMVIPRRDLLQRSRYLVPDTVQTTRGCPFACSFCSVSQFFGHSYRFRPVEEVISEVRDLEGEVIAFIDDNIVGNPAYARRLFTELARLPRKVKWFSQGSLNIARDEELLRLAAASGCIGLFIGFESLSPANLKAVGKRVNLVDDYRQAIKKLHDHGIAIEGAFVFGLDEDDESVFERTVKFAQENRLEAAQFGILTPFPGTPLREALEREGRITNNDWSEYTISKVVFEPKNMSARTLQEGFNWAWQEFYSLGSISRRLGLAKKHAAILWALNLNIRKRFNHFMERLRAGNLGLPQPSLARQ, from the coding sequence ATGAAAATCGCCTTGATTGCTCCGGCCTGGCACGACCCCCTCTGGGAAAGTGAAAAGGAAAAGTCTATCTTCCCGCCCCTGAATCTCATCACCCTGGCAGCCATGACGCCACCCCAGCATGAGGTGACTATCCTGGATGAGAGTTTAACCGATCTCGACTTCAATGAGAAGTACGACCTGGTCGGCATCTCGGCCATGACAGCCCTGGCACCTCGCGCCTACGAGATCGCCGATGCCTTCCGGGAAAGGGGTACCATGGTGGTCCTGGGTGGTATGCACCCCTCCGCCCTGCCGGAGGAAGCCATCGCCCACGCCGATGCCGTCGTGGTCGGCGAAGCCGAGGGTTCATGGCAACGGCTCCTGACCGACCTGGAAAACGGCCAGTTGCAAGCCTTTTACCGCCAGGAAAAGCGCCCTTCCCTGGAACATATGGTTATCCCCCGCCGGGACCTCTTACAAAGGAGTCGCTACCTGGTTCCCGACACCGTCCAGACTACCCGTGGCTGTCCCTTCGCCTGCTCCTTCTGCTCCGTCAGCCAGTTCTTCGGCCACAGCTACCGTTTTCGTCCGGTAGAAGAAGTCATCAGCGAAGTCCGGGACCTGGAGGGCGAGGTAATTGCCTTTATTGACGACAATATTGTCGGTAATCCCGCCTACGCCCGCCGCCTCTTCACCGAGCTGGCCCGCTTACCGCGCAAAGTAAAATGGTTTAGCCAGGGGTCCTTAAATATCGCCCGGGACGAGGAATTATTGCGGCTCGCCGCCGCGAGCGGCTGCATCGGTCTTTTTATCGGCTTTGAATCCCTTTCCCCTGCCAACCTCAAGGCCGTCGGCAAAAGGGTAAACCTGGTGGATGATTACCGGCAGGCCATTAAGAAGCTTCATGACCACGGCATTGCCATTGAAGGCGCCTTTGTCTTCGGCCTTGACGAGGATGACGAAAGCGTCTTTGAACGCACCGTCAAATTCGCCCAGGAAAATCGCCTGGAAGCCGCCCAATTCGGCATCCTGACCCCCTTCCCGGGAACCCCCTTAAGGGAGGCCCTGGAACGTGAGGGGCGCATCACCAATAATGACTGGAGCGAGTATACCATCAGCAAGGTAGTCTTTGAACCGAAAAACATGAGCGCCCGGACCCTCCAGGAAGGCTTTAACTGGGCCTGGCAGGAATTCTACTCCCTGGGTTCCATCTCCCGTCGCCTGGGGTTGGCCAAGAAGCACGCCGCCATCCTCTGGGCCCTGAATCTGAACATCCGCAAGCGGTTTAACCATTTTATGGAAAGACTCCGGGCGGGGAACCTCGGCCTACCCCAGCCCTCCCTGGCCAGGCAATGA